Proteins encoded together in one Rhinopithecus roxellana isolate Shanxi Qingling chromosome 3, ASM756505v1, whole genome shotgun sequence window:
- the MTX3 gene encoding metaxin-3 isoform X1: protein MAAPLELSCWGGGWGLPSVHSESLVVMAYAKFCGAPLKVNVIDNTWRGSRGDVPILTTEDNMVSQPAKILNFLRKQKYNADYELSAKQGADTLAYIALLEEKLLPAVLHTFWVESDNYFTVTKPWFASQIPFPLSLILPGRMSKGALNRILLTRGQPPLYHLREVEAQIYRDAKECLNLLSNRLGTSQFFFGDTPSTLDAYVFGFLAPLYKVRFPKVQLQEHLKQLSNLCRFCDDILSSYFRLSLGGISPAGQETVDANLQKLTQLVNKESNLIEKMDDNLRQSPQLPPRKLPTLKLTPAEEENNSFQRLSP from the exons ATGGCGGCCCCCTTGGAACTCAGTTGCTGGGGAGGTGGCTGGGGGCTCCCATCGGTTCACAGCGAGTCcctggtggtgatg GCTTATGCCAAATTTTGTGGTGCACCCTTGAAAGTCAATGTGATAGATAACACCTGGAGAGGTTCAAGAG GCGATGTACCAATTTTGACAACTGAAGACAATATGGTTTCTCAGCCAGCAAAAATACTaaactttttaagaaaacag aaatataatgctgATTATGAACTCTCAGCAAAACAAGGGGCAGATACATTGGCTTACATTGCTCTCCTTGAAGAGAAGCTTCTCCCTGCAGTG CTTCACACATTCTGGGTTGAGAGTGACAATTACTTTACTGTGACAAAGCCATGGTTTGCTTCACAAATTCCTTTTCCTTTGAGTTTGATCCTACCTGGAAGAATGTCTAAGGGAGCACTGAACAGGATTCTCCTGACCAGAGGACAGCCTCCACTCTACCACCTCCGAGAAGTGGAAGCACAG ATATACAGAGATGCCAAGGAGTGCCTAAATCTTCTATCAAACAGATTGGGAACATCTCAGTTTTTCTTTGGAGATAC GCCTTCTACCTTGGATGCctatgtttttggttttcttgcaCCTCTTTACAAAGTACGGTTTCCTAAAGTTCAGCTACAGGAACATCTGAAACAGCTCTCCAACCTTTGTCGCTTTTGTGATGACATCCTGAGCAGTTATTTTAGGCTTAGTCTTGGAG GCATCTCTCCAGCTGGACAAGAAACGGTAGATGCAAATCTTCAGAAACTCACACAACTTGTAAATAAGGAATCCAACTTGATTGAAAAG ATGGATGACAATCTTCGCCAAAGCCCTCAGCTTCCTCCTCGGAAACTACCAACACTTAAATTGACTCcagcagaagaagaaaataattccttCCAACGGCTTTCACCCTGA
- the MTX3 gene encoding metaxin-3 isoform X2: MAAPLELSCWGGGWGLPSVHSESLVVMAYAKFCGAPLKVNVIDNTWRGSRGDVPILTTEDNMVSQPAKILNFLRKQKYNADYELSAKQGADTLAYIALLEEKLLPAVLHTFWVESDNYFTVTKPWFASQIPFPLSLILPGRMSKGALNRILLTRGQPPLYHLREVEAQIYRDAKECLNLLSNRLGTSQFFFGDTPSTLDAYVFGFLAPLYKVRFPKVQLQEHLKQLSNLCRFCDDILSSYFRLSLGDG; encoded by the exons ATGGCGGCCCCCTTGGAACTCAGTTGCTGGGGAGGTGGCTGGGGGCTCCCATCGGTTCACAGCGAGTCcctggtggtgatg GCTTATGCCAAATTTTGTGGTGCACCCTTGAAAGTCAATGTGATAGATAACACCTGGAGAGGTTCAAGAG GCGATGTACCAATTTTGACAACTGAAGACAATATGGTTTCTCAGCCAGCAAAAATACTaaactttttaagaaaacag aaatataatgctgATTATGAACTCTCAGCAAAACAAGGGGCAGATACATTGGCTTACATTGCTCTCCTTGAAGAGAAGCTTCTCCCTGCAGTG CTTCACACATTCTGGGTTGAGAGTGACAATTACTTTACTGTGACAAAGCCATGGTTTGCTTCACAAATTCCTTTTCCTTTGAGTTTGATCCTACCTGGAAGAATGTCTAAGGGAGCACTGAACAGGATTCTCCTGACCAGAGGACAGCCTCCACTCTACCACCTCCGAGAAGTGGAAGCACAG ATATACAGAGATGCCAAGGAGTGCCTAAATCTTCTATCAAACAGATTGGGAACATCTCAGTTTTTCTTTGGAGATAC GCCTTCTACCTTGGATGCctatgtttttggttttcttgcaCCTCTTTACAAAGTACGGTTTCCTAAAGTTCAGCTACAGGAACATCTGAAACAGCTCTCCAACCTTTGTCGCTTTTGTGATGACATCCTGAGCAGTTATTTTAGGCTTAGTCTTGGAG ATGGATGA